In a genomic window of Arthrobacter woluwensis:
- the ribD gene encoding bifunctional diaminohydroxyphosphoribosylaminopyrimidine deaminase/5-amino-6-(5-phosphoribosylamino)uracil reductase RibD → MNQALDAALGGPRGANPLVGAVILDPEGRVLSVGHHRGAGTAHAEADALATAREHGIDVTGGTILVTLEPCNHQGRTGPCAQAIIAAGLARVIYAIDDPHDPAAGGAATLRAAGIQVESGLEAERARALNARWLAVVDGRRPFVTLHIAQTLDARIAAEDGTSQWISGPESLRDNHAIRQRIDAILVGTGTVDIDDPRLTARTPDGELAERQPLRAVMGLRPIPEGAAILGDDGRAIHLATREPAEALTELFDRGVRHVMVEGGSRIIGAFLSAGLVDELVVYQAPTLLGSGKNSVAGLGIHTLAEAQSWDWDHSDGGSVRHLGRDLRLHLQPATPQY, encoded by the coding sequence ATGAACCAGGCCCTGGACGCCGCGCTCGGCGGGCCCCGGGGAGCGAACCCGCTCGTGGGGGCCGTGATCCTCGACCCCGAGGGCAGGGTCCTCAGCGTCGGGCACCACCGAGGGGCCGGCACGGCACATGCCGAGGCGGACGCGCTGGCCACGGCCCGTGAGCACGGCATCGACGTCACGGGCGGGACCATCCTCGTGACCCTGGAGCCCTGCAACCACCAGGGCCGCACGGGTCCCTGTGCCCAGGCGATCATCGCGGCGGGCCTGGCCCGGGTCATCTACGCGATCGACGATCCCCACGATCCCGCCGCAGGAGGCGCGGCGACACTGCGCGCCGCGGGAATACAGGTGGAGAGCGGGCTGGAGGCCGAGCGGGCCCGGGCGCTGAACGCGCGCTGGCTCGCCGTCGTCGACGGTCGCCGGCCGTTCGTGACCCTGCACATCGCCCAGACCCTGGACGCGCGCATCGCGGCGGAGGACGGGACCAGCCAGTGGATCTCCGGCCCGGAGTCGCTGCGGGACAACCACGCGATCCGGCAGCGGATCGATGCGATCCTCGTCGGAACCGGGACCGTGGACATCGACGATCCTCGGCTCACCGCGCGCACCCCTGATGGTGAGCTCGCGGAGCGTCAGCCGCTCCGCGCCGTGATGGGACTGCGCCCGATCCCGGAGGGCGCCGCGATCCTCGGCGATGACGGCCGCGCCATCCATCTCGCCACGCGGGAACCGGCCGAGGCCCTCACGGAGCTCTTCGACCGGGGAGTCCGCCACGTCATGGTCGAGGGCGGCAGCCGGATCATCGGGGCCTTCCTCAGCGCCGGCCTGGTCGACGAACTCGTGGTCTACCAGGCCCCCACCCTCCTCGGCTCCGGGAAGAACTCCGTGGCCGGGCTGGGCATCCACACCCTCGCCGAAGCCCAGTCCTGGGACTGGGATCACTCGGACGGCGGCTCCGTGCGGCACCTGGGCCGCGATCTCCGCCTTCATCTTCAGCCGGCCACGCCGCAGTATTAA
- the pnuC gene encoding nicotinamide riboside transporter PnuC, whose translation MDLLRWLFEAQIPVGGTALLLREVLGNVFGLASALGGMRRRVWAWPVGIVGNLLLLTVFLGNVFGAAAPATLWGQAGRQIMFIAVAVFGWIRWRQGKRDADSHGVALVPRWAGGRARVALIAALLLGTGLLTPLFSLLGSYPPVWADAWTFVGSLLATFGMAKGWTEFWLIWVAVDIVGVPLLFSAGYYASGFMYLFYGVFTLVGFFVWMRAQKREAQAPRGIHPRRRRPRHGGGALSGRA comes from the coding sequence ATGGACCTCTTGCGGTGGCTCTTCGAAGCGCAGATCCCAGTCGGTGGGACGGCGCTTCTGCTACGTGAAGTTCTCGGTAATGTTTTCGGTCTGGCGAGTGCCCTCGGTGGCATGCGCCGCCGCGTCTGGGCGTGGCCCGTGGGCATCGTGGGCAATCTGCTCCTGCTCACGGTCTTCCTGGGCAATGTCTTCGGCGCCGCCGCCCCCGCCACACTGTGGGGCCAGGCGGGCCGTCAGATCATGTTCATCGCGGTGGCCGTCTTCGGCTGGATCCGCTGGCGCCAGGGCAAGCGCGACGCCGACAGCCACGGCGTGGCCCTCGTGCCCCGCTGGGCCGGCGGACGGGCCCGCGTGGCCCTCATCGCGGCGCTCCTGCTCGGCACGGGGCTTCTGACCCCGCTCTTCTCACTTCTCGGCTCCTATCCTCCGGTCTGGGCGGACGCCTGGACCTTCGTCGGTTCGCTCCTGGCCACCTTCGGCATGGCCAAGGGCTGGACCGAGTTCTGGCTCATCTGGGTGGCCGTGGACATCGTCGGCGTGCCGCTGCTGTTCAGCGCCGGGTACTACGCCAGCGGTTTCATGTATCTCTTCTACGGCGTCTTCACGCTGGTCGGCTTCTTCGTCTGGATGCGCGCCCAGAAGCGCGAGGCGCAGGCGCCTCGCGGGATACACCCACGACGACGGCGCCCCCGTCACGGCGGAGGTGCGCTGAGTGGGCGGGCATGA
- a CDS encoding riboflavin synthase has product MFTGIIAERGTVAAFQQQDGSAVLTLDVPTLAEDLGLGGSIAVNGVCLTATSREGGRIDVDVMGETLVRTTIGSLEPGDQVNLERCVPAGGRLDGHVVQGHVDGVGALLERENQGNWDRLRFSIPTPLARYVAEKGSIAIDGVSLTVTAVSPAAEPEQWFEVGLIPITLAETGLGDKKPGEGVNLEVDVLAKYAERLLSFLDGERR; this is encoded by the coding sequence ATGTTCACCGGAATCATCGCCGAACGCGGCACCGTCGCCGCGTTCCAGCAGCAGGACGGCAGCGCCGTCCTGACCCTCGACGTCCCCACCCTGGCCGAGGACCTCGGCCTGGGCGGCTCCATCGCGGTCAACGGCGTGTGCCTGACCGCCACGTCCCGTGAGGGCGGCCGCATCGACGTCGACGTCATGGGCGAGACCCTCGTCCGGACCACGATCGGCTCGCTGGAGCCGGGGGACCAGGTCAATCTCGAACGCTGTGTTCCCGCCGGCGGACGCCTGGACGGCCACGTCGTGCAGGGCCACGTCGACGGCGTGGGCGCTCTGCTGGAACGCGAGAACCAGGGCAATTGGGACCGGCTGCGGTTCAGCATCCCGACACCGCTGGCCCGTTACGTGGCCGAGAAGGGCTCCATCGCGATCGATGGTGTGTCCCTCACCGTCACCGCCGTCAGTCCCGCCGCCGAGCCGGAGCAGTGGTTCGAAGTGGGGCTGATCCCGATCACCCTCGCGGAGACCGGGCTGGGCGACAAGAAGCCGGGGGAGGGCGTCAACCTGGAGGTCGACGTGCTCGCGAAGTACGCCGAGCGTCTGCTCTCCTTCCTGGACGGAGAGCGCCGGTGA
- the ribB gene encoding 3,4-dihydroxy-2-butanone-4-phosphate synthase has protein sequence MSAQPSGPHGLDPIEDAVAAIAAGRAVVVVDDEDRENEGDIIFAAEHSTPQLMGWTIRHSSGVICVPLTGEQADRLELPPMVEVNQDAKGTAYTVSCDAAVGVSTGISATDRSLTVNLLASAQTRPEELTRPGHIFPLRAVKGGVLERPGHTEAAVDLCRLAGVQEAGVIAEIVHDDGEMMRLDALRDFAATHGCPLVSIADLAAYLRTGGEQAGQAG, from the coding sequence GTGAGCGCGCAGCCCAGCGGTCCGCACGGCCTGGACCCCATCGAGGACGCGGTCGCCGCCATCGCCGCTGGGCGCGCCGTCGTCGTCGTGGATGACGAGGACCGCGAGAACGAAGGCGACATCATCTTCGCGGCCGAGCACTCGACGCCGCAGCTCATGGGCTGGACCATCCGGCACAGCTCGGGCGTCATCTGCGTGCCGCTGACGGGGGAGCAGGCGGATCGTCTCGAGCTGCCGCCCATGGTCGAGGTCAACCAGGATGCCAAGGGCACCGCGTACACCGTCAGCTGCGACGCGGCGGTCGGCGTGAGCACCGGCATCTCGGCGACGGACCGGTCGCTGACGGTGAATCTCCTGGCCAGCGCGCAGACCCGGCCGGAGGAACTCACCCGTCCCGGGCATATTTTCCCGCTGCGCGCCGTTAAGGGTGGAGTGCTCGAACGCCCTGGACACACCGAGGCGGCCGTGGACCTCTGCCGCCTGGCCGGAGTCCAGGAGGCCGGGGTCATCGCCGAAATCGTCCACGACGACGGCGAGATGATGCGCCTGGATGCGCTGCGTGACTTCGCAGCCACTCACGGGTGTCCTCTGGTGTCCATCGCCGATCTTGCGGCGTACCTCCGGACCGGAGGCGAGCAGGCAGGACAGGCAGGATGA